The sequence AAGACGATAGCATGAAAAGATAAGAATTCCTAAGCTAAGCATTTAGCACAGGACAAGAGCAtacaaacattaatatatttagtaCAGGTCAAAACAGCATTTACAAGCATGTACAAGCATTTGCTCTTAGTACAGGGCAAAAAAGCACTTACAAACATGTACAACCATTTACACTTACTACAGAACCAAAACGGCATTCCTAATCATATTTTACaaccgtccctctctccctcgttccagATATGCAGCGCGGGTACAGTTTAAGATGCAGGGGATCCGAATGCCAGCCAGGGAACCTCATGCGTGTGTACTGCAGTAACAACACAGCAGATATTCAACGATTTACGACTTCTGTTGACCAAAGACCCGTTGGTTTGCTGCCCGCTGCTAATAACGCTTATCCAGAGTGCGACAGGTGAGGCGATGGGTCTGTGCTTGGTTGTTTGTTATGCGtaggtgtatgttggtgtgtgtgtgttgtgttggtgcatgttggtgtgtttgtttatgtgtgtgtgtgtgtgtgtgtgtgtgtgtgtgttgtgtgtgtgtgtgtgtgtgtgtgtgtgtgtgtgtgtgtgtgtgtgtgtgtgtgtgttgtgtttgtctttgtagGTGCATGTtgacgtgtttatgtatgtgtgcttgagtTTGTAGTTcgcgtttatacatatatacatatgtatacgttttGTTCATGTACCTACATAGgtatacaagtatatacctatttgttttttcacacatgcacacaaatcatTTCTCTAAATACCTTATTTATCTAAACTAAATATACTGCCTTAGTTTACATAGATGTTTATCTAttacaaacctaaaaaaaaaaaaaaactatactcaTCAACATATCAATTCagtctttatataaatatcaagaaatgacctccatatatttctctctcttttataccagGTACATCGACAAGAGCAAAGCAAGATCACTCAGTCCTTATTGTCAGAGGAAACTAGACTGTATCTGTGGCAGGTGCTGTTCCTCCGTTAACGTCAAGGTATGGAAACAGCTGTTTTTTTAAACGTGTTAGAACGTGCATGCTAaatgaggaggggatggggggaggaagggggcatgcgtgcattatttttcatgttttatcaccattatcattgttattattattgattaatattgttgttattatcattattagttttatgacaatgataatgatagtaataatagagctaataaaattataatcattatggtgATATCAATAACGATGtttatgataacgaaataataatgatactaattataatgattattattattatcattattatcgttatcatcatcattactgctattactattatggaTGTTACCAttcttgctattactattatttttataaattatcattttcattatcattataatcattatcattaagtattttccttatccttattatcattgtcattattttaaccatgatcattattatgattatcagtattattatcatcatcattattacaattgttattgttattatcactatcctcattacattattgttattattaacatttttattataaccaTTGCTATAATtggtataattagtattattttcattacctttactattatcattactattactatcattattattaatatttcattgttattatcgttattattattgttatttttatcatcttcattattactactattatcattatttttcttattattattactgtcattgttattactattattattattattattattattattattattatcattatcatcattattattattacaatcgcCATCATCTTTAATAATATCAATTCTATCATCGTAGATTATGAATAGATATTTGAGTTGATTAAGTTCGAATAAACTGCTATGGATTTTTGGGTAGATGATGTTACGGGTCATTTAAATAGACTTCTTTAGTAGATAGGTGATTAAGGTTGATAAAGGGGGATCTGGGGTAGATAGTAGATTAAGGATTGAATATaacggtagaaaaaaacacaatgcaaaaacttgaGACCTGAAGACcatagagtgttttaccattcaatgTAAAGGTAGTGGTTTACAGTTCATGTCATTACCGTAATgacaaccattatcattaacatcattattattattattagcattatttatcattatcagaagTATTAGTATGATAATCAATATCACCGAGTTCATTTATCCTAGCTGGCAACCGTTCAGGAAGGAAAGCATATGAGAGAGACATCTATTGAGCACGcaaggaactaaaaaaaaaaaagagagagagaaaaaaaaaaattattgggaaCATTAGAACACCAACTGCCAAAGGAGGATATCATATTTCTCTCATTCGCTTCTCTTCCTTGTCACGATCTCATTCTTGACTGGCCAATCACCGTCCGTatataatttttcgtttttaagaGCTTTGTCCGCGTCCATTATTGTAGTGACGCTgctactattcctactactgcAATAACAACTACTAATACCTCTGCTATTGCTgcacactattattattgctactattactactactattgcttctactagtactgctgctactatttctactacaagcactactattgctactactactggtactaatgctactattactactaccactactactgctattgtactactactatagtattgctacctctactactactattactactactactactattactactactactacactgctactattgatactactactcctGACTTCTTTTAGCACTATAGCTAGTAATACTGTTATCTGCTATTAtctgtcatcttcattatcatcactgttcttattttttgttttcttgtcgttattgttattgttgttattcttattcccattcttatttctattcttattgttattattagtatgagtgttattatcatcatcattattatcattgttattattgttattatttgtcacAACAGcggcattattattactattatcattaccattattttttgtaGAAAGTACCTTATTTtacattactatttattattattcattattattatattttattattattattattattattcattttattattatatattattattatctattatatctattattattatcatttattattattttaatttttatttattattatcattattattattattattattattattattattattatcatcatcattataaatacgacaatcaccattactattattgcttctactactaccataactcctactactactactaccgaaactacctcaaaaaaaaaaaaaaaaaaacttcaaatacCATTCACCACATAAACATCCGCATTTGCATTGACCTTCTTTGATTTAACAAGCATTTTAACAATTCCTATGATACTGACCATCCCTGCTCTCTACTCACCGCATGCAGCACTACCCGAGGGCCCTGCTGAACCTTTTGCTTACGGAAACCCCCCCCTCGCGGATATGTCCTTCGCAACTCGTAAGTTTCATCTCAGATTCTGACGCCAAAGGTGCTGATGCTCATTGcagatgtgtaggtgtgtgtgtgtgtatctacatatatatatatatatatatatatatatatatatatatatatatatatatatatacacatatatatattcttttatttattcacacacatacacacactcacacacacacacacacacacacaacacacacacacacacacacacaccacacacacacacaaaatatatatatatatatagtatatatatatatatatatatatatataagagagagaggggagagagagagagagagagagagagaggagagagagagagagagagagagagagagagagagagagagagagagagagagagagagagagagagagagagagagagagagagagagagagataaatagacacacacacacacacacacacacacacacacacacacacacacacacacacacatatatatatatatatatatatatatatatatataatacatacatatatatatatatatatatatatatatatatatatatatatatatatatatatatatatatatatatatatattatattatttatacacatatatacatatttaggtatatatatgtatgtttcacaATTTTCATCTCTAATTCTAACGCTAAAACGTGGTTGTTTTACTGAAATAAttgcagtatgtatgtgtgtgtacacacacacatacacacatttatgcatgagtatatatattatatatatgtatatatatataagtataaatagataaataaataaatatatatatatatatatatatatatatatatatatatatatatatatatatatatatatatatatatatatgtgtgtgtgtgtgtgtgtgtgtgtgtgtgtgtgtgtgtgtgtgtgtgtgtgtgtgtgtgtgtgtgtgtatgtgtatgtgtatgtgggtgtgtgtgtgtgtgtgtgtgtgtttgcgcgtatgcatgtatgcacacacacacacacacacacacacacacacacacacacacacacacacacacacacatacacacacacacaaatatatatatatatatatatatatatatatatatatgtatatatatgtatatatttatattgtattgtaaAACAGCCAGTATGATTCCACTGCGAGCATAGATTTCTCCCAGTTCATGCTAGGGGCATATGCAGTGCACTGTATTGATAGCTTTAATGTATTACaaactacaacaaaaataatcatgttttctctctctgttacagATCCTTCTGAAACTGTTGAAATCAAAACTTCCGCCTCTTTTAGTGGAAGTAAGTATAAGCCAACGAATCTTTGTGAAATAAGTTGGACTAAATCACCATCCTTATGATCATCAAAATCAACCTCATCACTAATATCTATCATTGGAAAGTTATGCGTAGACATGAGGGGTAGATTAACGTGGGGTGAACTGTTGTGGTTTTTACCAGATGACTCGGTGTCTGATAAGTCAAAGCAAAGCTGACACATTCGTTACTTTCTGATGTAGCAGTGTCAGCAGCTGATGACGCCTATCAAACAGGTTACCATGTAGACAGCGACAAGCATGTCTGCGATGGCCGAGAGAGCGTGGGATTTGGTGGGGGTGATCGGGAGGGACTTACACGCGTGCGCTGCCGACAGAAGTGtactgttttcacacacacacacacacacaccacacacacacacacacacacacacacacacacacacacacatatatatatatatatatatatatatatatatatatatatatatatatatatatatattgtgtgtgtgtgtgtgtgtgtgtgtgtgtgtgtgtgtgtgtgtgtgtgtgtgtgtgtgtgtgtatacatacatatatatattgtgtgtgtgtgtgtgtgtgtgtgtgtgtgtgtgtgtgtgtgtgtgtgtgtgtgtgtgtgtgtgtgtgtgtgtgtgtgtggtgtgtgtgtgtgagtatgtgtgtgtgtgtgtaaaataaataatgaaaaaaaagaaaaaaaaaatgcacacacagatgtgcatgatatatatatatatatatatatatatatatatatatatatatatatatatatatatatatatatatgtatatgtatatatatatgtgtatatatatatatatatatatatatatatatatatatatatatatatatatatatatatatatatatatatatatatatatatatcatcatcatttaacggtaggttcatgtctgagccgccgtggtcacagcatgatactcaattgcagttttcacgttgtgatgctcttggagtgagtacgtggtagggtccccagttcctttccacggagagtgccggtgttacctttttttttttttttttttaggtaacattctctcttattttatccgggcttgggaccagccctgacttgggctggcttggccacccagtggctaggtaggcattcgaggtgaagttccttgcctaagggaacaacgcgccggccggtgactcgaactcttgaactcagattgccgtcgtgacagtcgtcaagatatatatatatatatatatatatatatatatatatatatatatatatatatatatatatatatatatcgcacaccaaagtattgtacatatatttgtatcgtAGAATGAATAAGTCTACCACAGTCTCTCTTTACTGACACCCATTTTCACTTTTCCAGGACAACACCCGAGACTG comes from Penaeus monodon isolate SGIC_2016 chromosome 2, NSTDA_Pmon_1, whole genome shotgun sequence and encodes:
- the LOC119584085 gene encoding uncharacterized protein LOC119584085 isoform X3 produces the protein MRAVVLSCLLPLLLLVVGAQAAPFPFENQLQREVTIGPSCMVEILPVLCNTHFYNPSPEEETRNMQRGYSLRCRGSECQPGNLMRVYCSNNTADIQRFTTSVDQRPVGLLPAANNAYPECDRYIDKSKARSLSPYCQRKLDCICGRCCSSVNVKHYPRALLNLLLTETPPSRICPSQLILLKLLKSKLPPLLVEDNTRDWKIENVNGAPVVNPPLESDELTSSRDRNRS